AAAATTGGTATTTTTGTATTTGCACTTGCCATCGTTAATAGTAGCTTGTGTATTATAGTTCAATGCTTGAGGGTCGGTGCAGCCACGTACCTGCGATTGCAAATTTGAATATGAAGAAACGAGAATAAGTATTAATATTGCACGGAACATAGAAAAAACTGATGAGCAAAAGTAACCCCAAAAACAAAGCCAAACAACCGTGGTGGGAAAACCTTGGTTTTCAAATTTTTGCGGTAGGTATATCTGCATTTATATTATATTACAATACTTTTACCAATGGTTTTGTGTTGGACGATTTGAGTGCAGTACAGCAAAACGAACAGGTACAAAAAGGCATAAAAGCTATTCCTGAAATTTTAACCACGCCCTACCATTATGGCTATGATCATAAAGATGGCGGACTATACAGACCCATGAGTGTGGCTTTATTGGCCATTGAAAAATCGATGTTTGGTAACCAAGCAAAACCTTTCCATATATTTCAAACGCTATTGTATATGTTGAGTTGTGCCATTGTGCTATTGGCTTGCCGAAGATTGCTGAAGAATAAACTTGCGGCATTATTTGTAAGTCTTTTCTTTGTTTTCAACCCCGTGCATACCGAAGTAGTGGCCAATATAAAAAGCTTGGATGAAATACTTGGTTTGTTAGGATTTTCCATTTCGCTATTGTATTTCATAAAATATCTAGATAACCATAAAAAGCAGAACTTATATTTTTCGCTATTAGGGTTTTTATTTGCCTTGTTCAGCAAAGAAAGTACGCTGGCTTTGTTGCCTGTGTTCCCCTTGCTAGTGTGGATGCGAGAAGGATTTCATATCAAAAGCATTTTTAAACAGACCTATTTATATATAATACCTGTCGCTATTTTTATTGTATGTTTTGTTTCGTTCACTAACAGTAATGAGGCACAGGGGATTATAGAACCCATTGAAAACGCTATTATGGCGTGCGATGGAACGGGTGAAGTTATAGTTTTCAAAATACAATTGTTGTATAATTACATTATTCAATCAGTAATCAATGTGAGCCCCAATCATGATTATGCATACAAGCATTTTGAATATTATAGTTTTGGCGATTGGCAAGCATGGGCTTATAGTTTGGTTGTTATTTTATACTTTTTATTTTGTATTTTAAATTTCAATAAGAATAAGTTTATTTTCCTTGGGTTCGCCATTTGGCTTTTGCCCCTGCTTGCCACTTCCAATCTTTTATTCAATATTCGATGGACTTTTGGCGAAAGGTTTATGTATTTGCCATTGCTAGGTATGGGTTTGGTGCTTTATGAATTATTGAACCACCTCTCGCAAAGATATATCAAAAGCAAAAAAGGTATTCTCATATTTATGTTTTTATATATGATAGTATCCAGCTTTACGGTTATTAACCGAAACAAAGAGTGGAAGAGCAACCTAAGTTTATTTGAAACCGATGTAAAAAAATCTCCAAACAATGTTCGACTCCATGCACTATTGGCTAAAGAATATCATGACAAGGCTGTTGAAAATAAGGATATACAACTTTTGCAAAAAAGCACGGATGAATACTATAAATCAATTGCCATTAAGCCTATTGCTGAGTTTGTAAACGGACTTGGAATTAATTATATGGATTTAGAAAAGTATGATTCTGCCTTGAAATATTTCCAGATAGCGGCCACTTTGAAACCCACTTTGGCAGATACTTGGCATAATATAGGCAACGCACAAAATGGATTGAAACAAATTGAGGCAGCTACAAAATCATACATAAGGGCTTTGGAAATAAATCCCAATTATTATAATTCAGTTGTGAATATAGCTAATATGTATATGGAACAGGGCCAATATTTTAAAGCGATCGAGTACGGTCGAAAAGCCTTACAGCTAAATCCTGGCGATAAAAACGTGATGCGAAATCTGTCTATATATTATCAAAAAAACAATCAGAAAGATTCATCGAGCTATTATCTGCAAATGGCTAAATAATGTATATGAGAAGTCGAAACACAAGTAGCACGTTAGTGGTTGGTGATTCCGATGCTTCGGAACGCACAACCACGGGCAGTTTGTCCAGAATACAAACGTCTCCTAAATAAAACTATATAAATACTGATTACTAACCCTCCCCTCCTGAACACATGCACCCATTTATTTGTATAGAAGGTAATATAGGCACTGGCAAAACAGAGCTTGCAAAAATGATTGCAAAAGATTTTGGGAAGAAATTAGTTTTGGAAGAATTTGACGACAACCCTTTCCTACCTAAGTTTTACAAGCAGCCAAAAACTTATGCATTCCCTTTGGAGATGAGTTTCTTGGCTTCCCGTTTCAACCAGTTCAAAAAAGAAATATCACAAGCTGATTTGTTTCAAAACGGATGGATAAGTGATTATATATTTTTCAAATGTTTGATATTTTCAAAAATAAATTTGAATGATGATGAATATGAATTGTATACAAAAATGTTTGAAATCATCAATATACAATTGCCCAAGCCCGACTTATTAGTATACCTGCACAAGCCTATTGACAAATTATTATCCAATATAAAAAAAAGGAACCGTGATTACGAGCAAGGTATCAGCGAAGAATATTTATATAAAATACAAAAAGGCTATTTTGATTTCCTGTATCAACTCCCCGATCAAAAAATATTGATGATAAACACCGAAGATATTGATTTTATTAATAAACGCGGAGATTATGAATTGATGGTGGAGCTGATTAATAAAGAATATAATAATGGGCTTACTATTATTAACAATATTCCTGGGTGAGATTAGAAGTTAAAAGTCCGAAGCTTGAAGCTGGAAGCTAGGAGTTGCCCTATATCGTGCGGTACATATTAGTTAATAATCCATCACTTTAAGAAAGCTGCTGATAAGCTGGAAGGCTTGATTGTAGCGGTTCAAGGGCAATGCCTCATTGGTATCATATATATCGTGATAGTTTGTGTAATTGCCCATTAAGTATATAAAGAAAGAAGGCACTCCATGTTCTGAGAAAAAATAATGGTCGCTGTTGGATGCTTTGCCTCTAATATTTATTGCAGGCAATAATGACAAGGTATTATTGAGATAAACCAAGGTATCGAATTGTTTTCTATATTCGGTACCGTTTACAATGGTAGCACCATTCTCGCCGGTTCCCATCAAATCCATATTAAACAAAAACCTGATTTGTGGTAGTGGAAACAGCGGATAACTTGTATAATATAATGACCCGACCAAACCAGCTTCTTCGCCAGCAAAACAGATAAAAGCTATGGAACAATTATTCTTTTGTTTACTCACCTTCTTTGCCAAATCGAGCAACATGGCTACTCCCGAAGCATTATCGTTGGCTCCAGGAAAATAAGCATTGGGCCCCATCCTACCCAAATGGTCGTAGTGTGCAGTAAATACTAAAAAACTATCGGGATATTTATTGCCTTTTATATAAGCTACCACATTTTGCGTGGCATGCCCACCAGTATATTGCGGCTGAATATCGAGATTGATATGATATCTGAATGATTTGAAAATTTCTTTTTTGATTGAAATAATAGGAAATTTGCCCTGTGTTGTAGAAACCGACCAAGTAAATTTATCTTCTAAATATATAATACCACGGGCTTTTACTTGGTTGTGGGCGACCATATTCAAATTTTCTTTGTGTATAATATTTGCCAACAATGTTTTGTCTACTATAATAAAGTAATTACGTTTCTTCTTCTTCAAAAACTTTTTCCAAAGGGCACTATTGTCAATAGTTTGGGAATCGAGCCGAATGAAATCGTAAACGCCAATTATAGTTGGGCAATCGGGCGAAACGATAAAATCTTTTCCAGCAACTAGTTCAAGCCCATCTATATCTACTTTCACATCGAAAGGAAATTTGTTGACAGGGAATGAAAACTGTTGAAAATAGTTCTCGCCAAACGACTGCAATCCAATTCTTTTATATTCTGAAGCTATATACTTCGCTGCCTTTGCATCGCCGTCTTTTACATATCCACGTCCTTCAAACTCAGGTGAAGTTAAAGTTTTAATTACTTGACGGGCGTATGTGGAGTCTTGTGCTTGGCTATTGTTTGCAAAACTTAACAGCGTAAAAGCTATATATATAAATGGTTGGTGGGGAAACCAAGCACGGACAACTATATATATATGATTTTTAAAATTCAAAATCTAACTTAAATGAAACATAGTCATACTAGATGGTCGGTGAAAACACCAATAATGGGCAACAAAAACTTAGACATATTATATGGTAGGTGAGAACACCAACCATGGGCAGATCGGGGACAAAAATGGGCAGTTACGGGGTTCCGCTGTTCCGAAGCAACCAAAAGGGACAACGATTTTTCAACGTTAATTATATTTGTTGCGAACATTAAATTTGCTCCAATTGGAAATCGTAGGTTTCCATAATCATATTTGCCAATAGTTTTTTACAGGCTGTATCCACTTTTTCTTTTGCCGAATCAGCATTATCAGCTTCAATTTCCAAAGTGATATGTTTGCCTACTCGCACATTATCTACTTCGGGCAAACCTATGTTTTTCATACTACCTGTTACTGCTTTTCCTTGTGGGTCGAGCAAAGCCTTTTGAGGCATTACATTAATATTTGCTTTAAATTTCATATTTATTTTCGCTTCTTATTATTGTTATTATATTTATTCTTGTTTCGGTTATTGTTGTTGTTCTTTTTGTTATTATATTTATTGGTACTAGCTAGTGGGTTGGTACTTTTGGCAGACCTTGCCATATCCAATGAAAACTTATATCCATCGTACTCCAAGTTAAGCTTGCCACCACTTAATTCATTTATTTGTACAATGATGGCTTGGTCGCTCACATTTTCGTCATTCCACGATTTGCAAGAACTTTTCATGAATGAACCGAGCAACTTTATATATTCATTCTTTTCTTCACCATCAGCCATATCAGCTATTTTGTCGAGATAAAGCTCGATGGATTTACCGTAAAACCTGTACTTTATGCGATTGATATTATATTCTACAATACTGGGTTTTTGGTAAACTTTCTCGGGAGTTGGTTTTTCGTAGGGTCCATCAATATCTAATTTAAATTCACCAATCATGTGCAGATGATCCCAAAGTTTGTGCCTGAAATCGTCATTATCTTTTGGCCCGGGGTTTAGCAGTCCCATTACTGCAACTATACCCTTAGCAAGCCTATTGCGTTTTTCACGATCGGGTTCATTGGGCAATTCTTCAATCATGTTTTGCACATTGCGTCCATATTCGCCAAATGCGATTTTAGGTTTGAGTGTATTGTATTCCAACTCGTCTAATACAAAAGCTGGTTTTTGTAATTTGTTCATGTTATTTCTTAATAAATTTATCTAATATATTATACCATTTCAAGCTGATATGTTTCCAATCGAATGTCTCAGCTTTTTGTCGTGCATTTTTTGCTATAGTTATTGCCTTATCATTATTCTCTAAAAGGCTGATGATAGCCGCAGCCATTTGCTCGGGTTTGTCTTTCTCTACCAATATTCCATCTACACCATTTTCTATCAAGTAGGGCATACCTCCCACATTGGTGCTAACCACGGGCAATCCAAGCGACATGGCTTCGATCAAGCTTACCGGATGATTGTCGAAATTGGTGGTGCTCATAAATATATCATAATCTTCTGACAGTTTTTGCCAATCACGTTTGGGTAAAAATCCTGTGATTTTTATATGATCCATCACGCCCAGTTCTGTTGCCAGCGAAGTAACTTCGGCTAATGAGCCGTCTTTGTCGCCGCCTACCATACATAGTTGGGCATCGGGATATTTGGCTAATATTATTTTGAGTATCCTTGGTGCCAAGGTAGGATTATATATATAGTGGAATGACCTAACCCATAGTATATTTGGCTTGAAAATATTTCGTTGTTTGAAGGGATAGGTTTCAATCTCTAATGAATTGGGAATATATTCCACTTTGAAATTATGCTGTTCAAAAGCTTCTTTCAAATATATAGAGGGCGAAATATTGCATGCCGCTTTACCGAATATACGTTTACATTTACGTGGAGAGGATTGCAAACGGTCGGGGAAATTACCTCCATGCAGAATCGGGATATAAGGTATCCTATACATTTGGCACAAAAGGGAAATAAAATAGGTGTACCAAAATGCTAAACTACTATAGGAATCAATTAAAACTACCTTACAATTCTTACGGTTTTTATATACCGTCCACAACATTTGAAAAAAACGCGGAATGATTTGCTTTTTGCTCGATGTACTTACGACAGTATATTTCTTAGAGAACCGCTGCGATAATACCTCGATAACGCCCACCGAAGAGCCGTGTACCGAGAGCATATTTCCAACGTAAACTATCATTATCCTAATCGGCAAATATCCACCTAAATAGCCATATAAAAAAACTAAGTATTACAAATTGGTAGTATAATTAGGTATAATAGGCTGTACTACAATACCATTGCGACCAAAACTCAAAAAGTTTTGAACCTTGGCTACCCGCAATCCCAAATTGAGTTTAAAAGCCCTACATAAATATAACTCAGTATATACTTCAATACCCTGCGAATTATTGAACCTATTTTTACCACTGTGAGATACAATTGCTGCATCGAAAAATATCGAACCTCTAATTGATTTTATATATAACCATTTATGATAAGAATAATCGAGGAACGCAATGGGAAAAGCACCTTCTAAATTGAGATAGTAGGCATTTGAAAAAACCATATAATAATTCCCTCTGTTTAGCATAAAATTATAATAGTATCCAACCAAATCAACTTGATTGTCGGACATGTACCCAAGTTTTGAGATGAGATGAACCTTTAAAGGCATTTTTTGAATCCCCTCAGCATATACATGATAACGGCTAATCCCATTCACACCTTTTAAATCCTGAACAGCAGTTAAACCTATATTCAATGCATGGTTACTATATATATTGCCGTGACAAAGCGGTTGGGCAATTTTATAGTTATAATTCAATTCTAAATAGGGGAAAGAATACCTAGTATTGATATTATAACCAGGTTTAAATTGGAAAAATTGATAGTGTTGATAGCCTTTGGCAAATCTACTAGTATAAGTTTGATACCTGAAACTCACATCATGTGTTTGTAGCACCTGGCGTCCCTTAGGCTGGGTTCTGGTGGTAATAAAACTATATCCTACGCCAAATTCTGAATGGCCTTTTGTTTTTGACCAAGCTACAGAGGGGCTTATTGATTTCTCGCCTCTGTTAATAGTCAAACCTGCTATTAAGTTCGTATTCTTAAGCAATGAACTTCTATTATACACAATACTGCCCATGGGCCGCTGGGCGATTATTTGGAAAGTATTATAATACAGTTCGCTTGGTTTTGCTGTTTTATACTTTTTAGTGGTAGTGCCCACAGTGGTTTTATATTGCTCTATCCAACTGTAAAAGTGGGGTCTAAACTCCGGGATGTCAACTATTTTTTCCACTTTCCTCCATTTATCATACTCTATTACATTCACGACCATCAGGTTTTTGCCCACATGGGTATATTCCGTAAAAAGCAATTTGTCTTCTCCCTCATTCGACGATGCTTGATAACAGCCACTTAAGCGATTGGTAACGGTCACTATTTTCTTTTGTAATAAGTCGAAACAATATATATTATTGAGTCCGTTAAAACTGGCATCGAAATATAAAAATTTACGACCCACATGTATAGAAGAAATTTTATGATAGGTAAAATCTGCTATGGTGGTTTTGGCAAATGATTTCACATTTATTTTCAGCATGGCGTTTCTGCCATTGGTATCTGTAGCAACCACATATATATCTTTTCCGTCGAAGGTATAGCTTGGGTAGGAGTATTTATAGGTAGAATCGATAATGGTTTCTTCTATTCCTGATTTTGCATCGAGCTGACATAGGTAATCATAATTTTTGCCTGTTCTCACTGCCACTATATAATAGCCTTCTTCGC
This genomic stretch from Bacteroidota bacterium harbors:
- the purS gene encoding phosphoribosylformylglycinamidine synthase subunit PurS; the protein is MKFKANINVMPQKALLDPQGKAVTGSMKNIGLPEVDNVRVGKHITLEIEADNADSAKEKVDTACKKLLANMIMETYDFQLEQI
- a CDS encoding M28 family peptidase, encoding MNFKNHIYIVVRAWFPHQPFIYIAFTLLSFANNSQAQDSTYARQVIKTLTSPEFEGRGYVKDGDAKAAKYIASEYKRIGLQSFGENYFQQFSFPVNKFPFDVKVDIDGLELVAGKDFIVSPDCPTIIGVYDFIRLDSQTIDNSALWKKFLKKKKRNYFIIVDKTLLANIIHKENLNMVAHNQVKARGIIYLEDKFTWSVSTTQGKFPIISIKKEIFKSFRYHINLDIQPQYTGGHATQNVVAYIKGNKYPDSFLVFTAHYDHLGRMGPNAYFPGANDNASGVAMLLDLAKKVSKQKNNCSIAFICFAGEEAGLVGSLYYTSYPLFPLPQIRFLFNMDLMGTGENGATIVNGTEYRKQFDTLVYLNNTLSLLPAINIRGKASNSDHYFFSEHGVPSFFIYLMGNYTNYHDIYDTNEALPLNRYNQAFQLISSFLKVMDY
- a CDS encoding glycosyltransferase family 4 protein yields the protein MIVYVGNMLSVHGSSVGVIEVLSQRFSKKYTVVSTSSKKQIIPRFFQMLWTVYKNRKNCKVVLIDSYSSLAFWYTYFISLLCQMYRIPYIPILHGGNFPDRLQSSPRKCKRIFGKAACNISPSIYLKEAFEQHNFKVEYIPNSLEIETYPFKQRNIFKPNILWVRSFHYIYNPTLAPRILKIILAKYPDAQLCMVGGDKDGSLAEVTSLATELGVMDHIKITGFLPKRDWQKLSEDYDIFMSTTNFDNHPVSLIEAMSLGLPVVSTNVGGMPYLIENGVDGILVEKDKPEQMAAAIISLLENNDKAITIAKNARQKAETFDWKHISLKWYNILDKFIKK
- a CDS encoding deoxynucleoside kinase — its product is MHPFICIEGNIGTGKTELAKMIAKDFGKKLVLEEFDDNPFLPKFYKQPKTYAFPLEMSFLASRFNQFKKEISQADLFQNGWISDYIFFKCLIFSKINLNDDEYELYTKMFEIINIQLPKPDLLVYLHKPIDKLLSNIKKRNRDYEQGISEEYLYKIQKGYFDFLYQLPDQKILMINTEDIDFINKRGDYELMVELINKEYNNGLTIINNIPG
- a CDS encoding DUF4290 domain-containing protein → MNKLQKPAFVLDELEYNTLKPKIAFGEYGRNVQNMIEELPNEPDREKRNRLAKGIVAVMGLLNPGPKDNDDFRHKLWDHLHMIGEFKLDIDGPYEKPTPEKVYQKPSIVEYNINRIKYRFYGKSIELYLDKIADMADGEEKNEYIKLLGSFMKSSCKSWNDENVSDQAIIVQINELSGGKLNLEYDGYKFSLDMARSAKSTNPLASTNKYNNKKNNNNNRNKNKYNNNNKKRK
- a CDS encoding tetratricopeptide repeat protein, which codes for MSKSNPKNKAKQPWWENLGFQIFAVGISAFILYYNTFTNGFVLDDLSAVQQNEQVQKGIKAIPEILTTPYHYGYDHKDGGLYRPMSVALLAIEKSMFGNQAKPFHIFQTLLYMLSCAIVLLACRRLLKNKLAALFVSLFFVFNPVHTEVVANIKSLDEILGLLGFSISLLYFIKYLDNHKKQNLYFSLLGFLFALFSKESTLALLPVFPLLVWMREGFHIKSIFKQTYLYIIPVAIFIVCFVSFTNSNEAQGIIEPIENAIMACDGTGEVIVFKIQLLYNYIIQSVINVSPNHDYAYKHFEYYSFGDWQAWAYSLVVILYFLFCILNFNKNKFIFLGFAIWLLPLLATSNLLFNIRWTFGERFMYLPLLGMGLVLYELLNHLSQRYIKSKKGILIFMFLYMIVSSFTVINRNKEWKSNLSLFETDVKKSPNNVRLHALLAKEYHDKAVENKDIQLLQKSTDEYYKSIAIKPIAEFVNGLGINYMDLEKYDSALKYFQIAATLKPTLADTWHNIGNAQNGLKQIEAATKSYIRALEINPNYYNSVVNIANMYMEQGQYFKAIEYGRKALQLNPGDKNVMRNLSIYYQKNNQKDSSSYYLQMAK